The Natronosalvus halobius genome contains a region encoding:
- a CDS encoding tyrosine-type recombinase/integrase: MNERPPSRGRNPRDYTVEEAVTRYLDSLNSDGSRKTMRTPLNRFVEFCERHEIAAPGELTSGDIQDFGYELKEDHRDGNLKASTANTYYDYVRAFLGFCVRNEMADQNPAKTDRGQEYLPDDTGDRDAQYWTTEQRTQILNYVTQRLDWALDGKIDVDPDIAYRDRTMVVLLARTGARGAELFNDLKDRERTGVTWGDVDLENAVLYVFGKGRKHNQEVPLPKSAREVLDRWQRKADPPSDDWPIFPSWSYKARRKNLEDEIGSKVVSLRFEERGDVLKTEFLDELLEEYEVAPPAISKERARQIMKQLTDEANIDVDDRHGYLTPHGARRRLGADLYAAGESERAQDALRHNSIETTHEAYSHLNTKDTADTIDEVLEEIE; the protein is encoded by the coding sequence ATGAACGAGAGACCACCTTCTCGAGGCCGAAACCCCAGGGATTACACCGTCGAAGAGGCGGTCACGCGCTACCTCGATTCACTCAACTCGGACGGCTCGCGCAAAACGATGCGAACGCCACTGAATCGATTCGTCGAGTTCTGCGAGCGCCACGAGATCGCGGCGCCGGGCGAGCTCACCTCGGGTGACATCCAGGACTTCGGCTACGAACTGAAAGAGGACCACCGAGACGGGAACCTGAAAGCGTCGACGGCGAACACCTACTACGACTACGTCCGGGCGTTCCTCGGGTTCTGTGTCCGAAACGAGATGGCCGACCAGAACCCTGCGAAAACCGATCGGGGGCAGGAGTACCTCCCCGACGACACCGGCGATCGGGACGCCCAGTACTGGACGACCGAGCAACGCACGCAGATCCTCAACTACGTCACCCAGCGACTCGACTGGGCGCTCGACGGGAAGATCGACGTCGACCCCGATATCGCGTACCGTGACCGAACAATGGTCGTCCTACTCGCGAGAACCGGGGCCCGAGGCGCCGAACTTTTTAATGACCTCAAGGATCGGGAACGGACTGGCGTCACCTGGGGCGACGTCGACCTCGAGAACGCGGTCCTGTACGTCTTCGGAAAGGGGCGCAAACACAATCAGGAGGTTCCCCTCCCGAAGTCCGCCCGCGAAGTACTGGATCGGTGGCAACGGAAGGCCGACCCGCCGAGTGACGACTGGCCGATCTTCCCGAGCTGGAGCTACAAGGCTCGACGGAAGAACCTCGAGGACGAAATCGGCTCGAAAGTGGTGTCTCTGCGTTTCGAGGAACGGGGCGACGTACTGAAAACCGAGTTTCTCGACGAACTCCTCGAGGAGTATGAGGTGGCGCCACCGGCGATCTCGAAAGAGCGCGCTCGGCAGATCATGAAACAACTGACCGACGAGGCGAACATCGACGTCGACGACCGCCACGGCTATCTCACGCCGCACGGCGCCCGCCGCCGTCTCGGGGCCGACCTGTACGCGGCAGGCGAGTCCGAGCGTGCACAGGATGCACTACGGCACAACTCAATCGAGACGACTCACGAGGCCTACAGCCACCTCAACACGAAAGACACGGCCGACACGATCGACGAGGTCCTCGAAGAAATCGAATAG